The region GTCGCCGTTCAACTCGAGCACGTAGTTTGCCTCGGTATGGCCAGCGATGTCGGTGTTGTCGTCAAGGATATGATCCTGGTCGCTGAACACGGTCCAAGGCAGATCATCCGCCGCCTCAGGATCGAGCGGATTGTTTTGGGCGAAATCCGGGATGTTGTAGTTGGCTTTATCGCCGTGGCAATCTGTCACGATCACGGACTTGAGGATGTCGCTGCGGTCGATGAATGGGTCTTGCTCGACCAGCATGGCGACAATCTGGTCCAGATAGGCATCCGGATCTTCGCCCATCTCGGCAGGAACGTCGATGCTGACGGTGTAATACCAGTCGCCGCTGGTATCGCCGGGAGTAGGTTGATAGCCGCCGTTGCCGTCATCAACATTGTAGAACGACAAGGTGAGATTGGTGATCTGGGCGTCCTGCATCTCGATCTTGCCGGCGACATCCGGGCCGTCCAGCGGGCGGTCGCAGAGGTCGGGCGGCTCGGGCTGGCAGACTTCACCAGTGCCGGCCAGCTTCAGGCTGCCCTCGCGGTTCTCCCCGACGCTGGTGGCGCGGATGCCGATTTCAGAATTGGCCAGCTGATCTAGGCTGGTGACCTTCAGCGCGCTCAGCGACACGGTAACGGTGCCCGAGGTGTTGTCGGCATCGTTGCCGCCAACGCTGCCGAGGGCCTTGGCATAGTCGAAACCGTTCAGCTTGTCGCCGTCGGTATCCGAGCCGTTCATGTTGTTGCTGTTGGTCCCGACCTTGGTGATCGATCCGCCATCGTTGTTCACGTCGATGAAGAAGCCGTTCAGGTCGGCTTTCCCGCTGATCAGCTCATAGTTGAACACGACATTGTCGCCAACGATCGTCGCGATGACCTCAATGGTCACGCCGCCGGAGCTCAGAACCCATTTGGCAAAGGAATCAGTAGGGGTGGGTTCGGTCACAGTGCTTCCTCCATTATGGTCTTGCCCGCCATGGTCTTGGCCACCGTGATCGCCGGGGGTGTTGTGGTCCTGATCCTTGCCGCCATGACCCTTCCCGGGGTCACGCTCACGACCGTGAGCGTCGCCCCGGTGGTCGAAACGATCATTGCGGTCTTCATGACGGTCGGATTTGCCGTTTCCTCGGCTGGGCTTGCCGGACTTACTCATTAACTTAGCCTTTACTAAACAACTGTCTCCCAAAATATCGGCGAAATATGGCCGATCAACCTGTCTAAAAGTTAGCGAGCTCAACTATTAAATTATCTATTTTTATCAATATGATACTTAGATCCCGTGTGCAGCTTCTGGCTCTCGCATCGCCATGACTCAGCCAAAATCCGCAAAATTCAATCATAGCGTGTGAAAAATGGACCGTTTCACGCATTTCTTGTGCGGCCTATGGTCGCGCGATCTGCAGACAGCATCGCCCTCGCAAGCGCCAGCGATTGCAGCCTTGCACCGATGGGCGTCGGGCGGTAACTGCGGCTGACAGCAGACAAGGCCGCAGATATGACCGAAACGCCCAAGAATGCCGCCCATCCCCGAACCCGCGCCGTGCATCACGGCACGCGCCGAAGCCAGTATGGCGAGATGGCCGAGGCGATCTTCCTGACCCAGGGCTTTGTCTATGACAGTGCCGAGCAGGCCGAGGCGCGGTTCATCGAGACCGGCCCGGACGAGTTCATCTATGCCCGCTATGGCAACCCCACCAGCCGCATGTTCGAGGACCGGATCGCCGCGCTGGAAGGGACCGAGGATGCCTTTGCCACCGCCTCGGGCATGGCCGCGGTGAACGGTGCGCTGTTTTCCATGTGCGCCCCGGGCGATCACATCGTCGCCTCGCGGGCACTCTTCGGCTCCTGCCTCTTTGTCCTGGACCTGCTGGCCAAGTTCGGGGTCGAGGTGACTTACGTCAACGGGACCGATCTCGATCAATGGCGCGCGGCGCTGCGGCCCGGCACCAAGGCGGTGTTCTTCGAGTCGGTGTCGAATCCAGGCCTCGAGGTGATCGACATGAAGGGCGTGGCCGAACTGGCCCATGCGGTCGGCGCGCTGGTGGTGGTGGACAATGTCTTTGCCACGCCGGTCTTTTCCCGCGCGGTCGAGCAGGGCGCCGATGTTGTGGTCTATTCGGCCACCAAGCATATCGATGGCGGCGGCCGGGCGCTGGCCGGGGTCATCTGCGGCACCCGCGACTACATCCGCAAGGTGGTCGAGCCCTATCTGAAACATACCGGCGGCGCCATCAGCCCGTTCCACAGCTGGATCATGCTGAACGGATTGGCGACCATGGATCTTCGGGTTCGGGCGCAGGCCGAAAGTGCCATGACCATCGCCAAGGCGCTGCAGGGTCATCGCAAGCTGAAGCGCGTCATCTATCCGGGCCTGCCCGACCATCCGCAGCACGCGCTGGCGATGGAGCAGATGGGCAGCGGCGGCACCATGCTGGCGCTGGAGATCGAGGGCGGCAAGGATGCGGCCTTCGCGGCGCTGAACCGGCTGCGGCTGATCAGCATCTCGAACAACCTCGGCGATGCCAAGTCGATCGTCACCCATCCGGCCACGACCACGCATCAGCGCCTCAGCGATGCCGACAAGGCCTATCTGGGCATCACCCCGGGCCTGTTGCGCCTGTCGGTCGGACTTGAACATTCGGGTGACCTGATCGACGATCTGCAGGCCGCGCT is a window of Paracoccus zhejiangensis DNA encoding:
- the metZ gene encoding O-succinylhomoserine sulfhydrylase, with the protein product MTETPKNAAHPRTRAVHHGTRRSQYGEMAEAIFLTQGFVYDSAEQAEARFIETGPDEFIYARYGNPTSRMFEDRIAALEGTEDAFATASGMAAVNGALFSMCAPGDHIVASRALFGSCLFVLDLLAKFGVEVTYVNGTDLDQWRAALRPGTKAVFFESVSNPGLEVIDMKGVAELAHAVGALVVVDNVFATPVFSRAVEQGADVVVYSATKHIDGGGRALAGVICGTRDYIRKVVEPYLKHTGGAISPFHSWIMLNGLATMDLRVRAQAESAMTIAKALQGHRKLKRVIYPGLPDHPQHALAMEQMGSGGTMLALEIEGGKDAAFAALNRLRLISISNNLGDAKSIVTHPATTTHQRLSDADKAYLGITPGLLRLSVGLEHSGDLIDDLQAALQ